In Dehalococcoidia bacterium, a genomic segment contains:
- a CDS encoding helix-turn-helix domain-containing protein: MYTTKEAATHLGIDESHVRRLLINGELKGKKFGRDWMVTELDYKRKRKPGGGRKPKRKQGGENQ, translated from the coding sequence ATGTACACGACCAAAGAAGCAGCCACACACCTAGGTATTGATGAAAGCCATGTAAGACGCCTGCTCATAAATGGCGAACTTAAGGGTAAGAAGTTTGGACGTGATTGGATGGTCACTGAACTGGACTACAAGCGGAAGAGGAAACCAGGTGGAGGCAGGAAACCGAAACGAAAGCAAGGGGGTGAGAATCAATAG